In Microcebus murinus isolate Inina chromosome 20, M.murinus_Inina_mat1.0, whole genome shotgun sequence, the following are encoded in one genomic region:
- the ORC6 gene encoding origin recognition complex subunit 6, producing MGSGLIGHLAPRLGLAEPGVLRKAEEYLRLSQVKCIGLSAHTTETSSAVMCLDLAASSMKCPLDRAYLIKLSGLNKKTYHSCLKSFECLLGLDSNIGIRDLAIQFSCTEAVNMASKLLQSYESSLPQTQQVDLDLSRPLFTTAALLSACKILKLKVDKNKMVATSGVKKAIFDRLYKQLEKIGQQINREPSDSATPPRKKKKTVIEPPAKEIEEVIEMPHKLQKDEDLTQDYEEWKRKILENAANVQKATAE from the exons ATGGGGTCCGGGCTGATCGGGCACCTGGCCCCGCGCCTGGGCCTCGCGGAGCCTGGCGTGCTGAG GAAAGCAGAGGAGTACTTACGACTGTCTCAGGTGAAGTGTATTGGCCTGTCTGCACACACTACAGAAACCAGCAGTGCAGTCATGTGCCTGGACCTTGCCGCCTCCTCTATGAAGTGCCCCTTGGACAGG GCTTATTTAATTAAACTTTCTGGTTTGAACAAGAAGACATATCACAGCTGTCTTAAATCTTTTGAGTGTTTACTGGGCCTGGATTCAAATATTGGAATAAGAGACCTAGCCATACAGTTTAGCTGTACAGAAGCAGTGAACATGGCTTCAAAGTTACTGCAAAG CTATGAGTCCAGTCTTCCCCAGACACAGCAAGTAGATCTTGACTTATCCAGACCACTTTTCACCACCGCTGCACTACTTTCAGCATGCAA GATTCTAAAGCTGAAAgtggataaaaacaaaatggtagcCACATCTGGTGTTAAAAAAGCCATATTCGATCGACTGTATAAACAATTAGAGAAGATTGGACAGCAGATTAACA gagAACCTAGTGATTCAGCTACTCCACCacgaaaaaaaaagaagacagtgatTGAACCCCCAGCAAAGG AAATAGAGGAAGTAATAGAGATGCCACATAAACTGCAGAAAGATGAAGATCTGACACAGGATTatgaagaatggaaaagaaaaattttggaaaatgctgCTAATGTTCAAAAGGCTACAGCAGAGTGA